Proteins from a single region of Nitrospirota bacterium:
- a CDS encoding PAS domain S-box protein, producing MKGKKTASFSLKDLKPFLWERFHPFNVKSFLILAGIIIPPVLLSGVLILAWMSTIKIKDVVTLNFNQQQLVLAQHAAGQIENSINILKRELSLLSFSPSIQYDEEVFMGKRMDIAFSSIKDEGGLEIRFVKNKDKKTIVANSRGYNLSNPSADDLYYLKQAGREENKGKISLSDVSAKNYKNSQKLIITMALSVWQISVDVTHPVAANKFSGVLLFIIDATALAGETTKNIISGNTGYAWVIDRNGTFLYHPEKWFIGKNAFEVRKAKKPAISFARINTIQREKMLKGMVGTSWYISGWHRGKEGEMKKLIAYAPIPLDNTADNRIWSVAVVAPISEVEGVIHEIQIRQFYLEGFTILTIFFGGLLIVSLMLVWSSSLQKEVKNKTSELIKSESQYKSLIEHANDIIFTVTHDGEIISMNHAGRTFFKRDDEEIVGDNIGEICFNEDSASLQLKAIDDVFKAARLSRQITYPVIISGNKYWLSTNFSALLDDKGEVFAVLGIARDFTERKKIEEQMSHTEKLASLGTLAAGVAHEINNPLTIILGFTDLLKEKVPAYSEYYEILKTIEKQGLNAKRVVENLLTFARFSEYKEENVDINMNLKEVLTIVGNTLSLNKVAIVEELSESLPIVKGDPRELQQVFLNIVNNAISAMKGGGTLTIAAKMIDEGGAVEIKISDTGSGIKKEYSTRIFDPLFTTKKVGEGTGLGLSVSYGIIAKYGGTITFETMTKEESSKTGTTFIITLPAVKAGNSQ from the coding sequence TTGAAAGGAAAAAAAACCGCTTCTTTCAGCCTTAAGGATTTAAAGCCTTTTCTGTGGGAAAGGTTTCACCCGTTCAATGTAAAGTCATTTTTGATTTTAGCCGGCATTATAATCCCTCCGGTTCTTCTGTCAGGCGTTCTCATACTCGCATGGATGTCCACAATTAAAATAAAAGACGTTGTAACTCTAAACTTTAACCAGCAGCAGTTGGTTCTTGCCCAGCACGCGGCAGGACAAATTGAAAACAGCATAAATATTTTGAAACGCGAATTGTCCCTCCTTAGTTTCTCTCCGTCAATTCAGTATGATGAAGAAGTATTCATGGGAAAGAGAATGGATATCGCCTTTTCAAGCATAAAAGACGAGGGCGGACTGGAAATAAGGTTTGTTAAAAATAAAGACAAAAAAACCATTGTGGCAAACAGCCGGGGATATAATCTCTCCAATCCATCCGCTGATGATTTGTATTATTTGAAGCAGGCCGGGCGGGAAGAAAATAAGGGCAAGATCTCGTTAAGCGATGTTTCAGCAAAAAATTACAAAAACAGTCAGAAACTTATAATAACAATGGCTCTGTCTGTCTGGCAGATTTCCGTTGATGTGACACATCCGGTGGCAGCCAATAAATTCTCAGGCGTCTTACTGTTTATTATTGATGCAACTGCATTGGCCGGAGAGACAACAAAAAATATTATTTCAGGCAATACGGGATATGCGTGGGTCATTGACAGAAACGGAACATTCTTGTATCACCCTGAAAAATGGTTCATCGGGAAAAATGCATTTGAGGTCCGCAAGGCAAAAAAACCTGCGATATCATTTGCAAGGATTAATACAATTCAGAGGGAGAAAATGTTGAAAGGCATGGTAGGGACCAGCTGGTATATATCCGGATGGCACAGGGGGAAAGAAGGAGAGATGAAGAAATTGATTGCCTATGCGCCTATCCCCCTGGACAATACGGCAGATAACCGCATCTGGTCCGTAGCAGTTGTGGCGCCTATAAGCGAGGTTGAGGGCGTAATACATGAGATACAGATCCGGCAGTTTTATCTTGAGGGGTTTACTATACTTACTATATTCTTCGGAGGTCTATTAATAGTCAGTTTAATGCTTGTCTGGTCCAGTTCATTGCAGAAAGAAGTTAAAAATAAGACAAGTGAATTAATAAAATCCGAAAGTCAGTACAAATCTCTTATAGAACATGCAAATGACATTATATTTACAGTAACCCATGATGGTGAAATCATCTCTATGAATCATGCCGGGCGGACTTTTTTTAAAAGAGACGATGAAGAAATTGTAGGAGACAATATAGGGGAAATCTGTTTTAATGAGGACAGCGCCTCTCTTCAATTAAAAGCTATTGACGATGTCTTTAAAGCAGCGCGCCTGAGCCGGCAGATTACTTACCCTGTTATAATCAGCGGTAATAAATACTGGCTCAGCACAAACTTCAGCGCGCTATTAGACGACAAAGGCGAGGTTTTTGCCGTTCTGGGAATTGCAAGGGATTTTACAGAAAGGAAAAAGATAGAAGAACAAATGTCCCATACCGAGAAACTGGCATCCCTCGGGACTCTGGCTGCGGGCGTGGCGCATGAAATAAATAATCCGCTGACAATAATACTCGGCTTTACAGACCTGCTGAAAGAAAAGGTGCCGGCATACTCTGAATATTATGAAATATTAAAGACCATTGAAAAGCAGGGGCTGAATGCGAAAAGGGTTGTGGAAAATCTCCTGACCTTTGCCCGTTTTTCAGAATATAAAGAAGAAAATGTTGATATAAATATGAATCTGAAGGAAGTTCTCACTATTGTGGGAAATACCCTTTCGCTTAACAAAGTCGCTATCGTAGAAGAATTGTCAGAATCCCTGCCCATAGTAAAGGGCGACCCGAGAGAACTTCAGCAGGTTTTCTTAAATATAGTGAATAATGCGATATCCGCCATGAAGGGCGGCGGCACTTTAACGATTGCCGCAAAAATGATAGATGAAGGGGGCGCGGTAGAAATAAAAATTTCCGATACAGGCAGCGGAATTAAAAAAGAATACAGTACCAGAATATTTGACCCGTTATTTACAACAAAAAAGGTTGGAGAAGGCACGGGTCTGGGGCTTTCAGTTTCTTATGGAATTATTGCAAAATACGGTGGTACAATTACCTTTGAAACAATGACCAAGGAAGAATCAAGCAAGACCGGAACAACTTTTATAATAACCCTGCCGGCAGTAAAGGCAGGGAATAGCCAATAG
- a CDS encoding universal stress protein — protein sequence MKILVPVDGSEYSTKALNVAKDFAKTKGAKICLINVVPVLEGIDLEISPSEKDKLKESMRKRADYIVQQACGVLATEDVIATCREIAASTSVPDAVIDFAEKEKVDLIIIGSRGLSPSSRFRMGSVASKVVRHSSCSVYVVK from the coding sequence ATGAAAATACTTGTTCCAGTAGACGGTTCAGAATATTCCACAAAGGCATTGAATGTTGCCAAAGACTTTGCAAAAACAAAAGGCGCCAAGATATGCCTGATTAATGTAGTCCCGGTCCTTGAAGGCATAGACCTGGAAATTTCCCCGTCTGAAAAAGATAAACTTAAAGAAAGCATGAGGAAGCGCGCTGATTATATAGTCCAGCAGGCTTGCGGCGTGCTTGCCACAGAAGACGTAATCGCAACTTGCAGGGAAATAGCCGCCTCAACTTCAGTGCCTGATGCAGTAATTGATTTTGCTGAAAAAGAAAAAGTTGACTTGATAATAATCGGCAGCCGCGGCTTAAGCCCTTCTTCAAGATTCAGGATGGGGAGCGTTGCGTCAAAAGTGGTCAGGCATAGCTCCTGTTCTGTATATGTGGTAAAATAA